Proteins encoded by one window of Drosophila melanogaster chromosome X:
- the CG3526 gene encoding uncharacterized protein, isoform A has protein sequence MINYRTHELSGSPSMPRRRQIGHTSGHCNVRCDGCGNNRMTFYRYKCLHCLDYDLCSDCKENGVSNGLHSLDHPLQCLMDRDALELHFAGEPIPILCADSFTCPVCGEMGFSVEDLRTHCQDNHRMARTVCICPVCAAVPLSQPSHIAHIANHLMFSPSHRATGDPMIDISATSQAEGSSLPQNSAVSSGSGAQHTFSSSENSQVRFLLPGNRAPLADSDDFNMDNWEV, from the exons ATGATAAATTACCGCACACATGAACTG AGTGGTTCGCCATCGATGCCCCGTCGCCGCCAGATCGGGCATACTTCCGGCCATTGTAATGTGCGCTGCGATGGCTGCGGCAACAATAGGATGACCTTCTATCGCTACAAGTGCCTGCACTGCCTGGACTATGATCTTTGCTCCGACTGCAAGGAAAATGGGGTCTCAAACGGGTTGCACAGTCTGGATCATCCGCTCCAGTGCCTAATGGATCGTGATGCACTTGAGCTGCACTTCGCCGGTGAGCCGATTCCGATATTGTGCGCCGACAGCTTCACGTGCCCAGTGTGCGGTGAAATGGGCTTTTCCGTAGAGGATCTGAGGACGCACTGCCAAGATAATCATCGCATGGCGCGCACAGTTTGCATTTGCCCAGTCTGCGCGGCGGTCCCATTGTCGCAACCGAGTCACATTGCTCACATTGCCAATCACTTGATGTTCTCGCCATCGCATCGCGCTACAGGGGATCCGATGATCGATATCAGCGCCACTTCCCAGGCTGAGGGCTCCAGTTTGCCCCAGAACTCTGCCGTGAGCTCTGGATCTGGCGCTCAACACACTTTTTCCAGCTCGGAAAATTCCCAGGTGCGCTTCCTTCTACCCGGAAACAGAGCTCCCTTAGCTGATTCCGACGATTTTAACATGGACAATTGGGAGGTATAA
- the CG3526 gene encoding uncharacterized protein, isoform C: MSGSPSMPRRRQIGHTSGHCNVRCDGCGNNRMTFYRYKCLHCLDYDLCSDCKENGVSNGLHSLDHPLQCLMDRDALELHFAGEPIPILCADSFTCPVCGEMGFSVEDLRTHCQDNHRMARTVCICPVCAAVPLSQPSHIAHIANHLMFSPSHRATGDPMIDISATSQAEGSSLPQNSAVSSGSGAQHTFSSSENSQVRFLLPGNRAPLADSDDFNMDNWEV, from the exons ATG AGTGGTTCGCCATCGATGCCCCGTCGCCGCCAGATCGGGCATACTTCCGGCCATTGTAATGTGCGCTGCGATGGCTGCGGCAACAATAGGATGACCTTCTATCGCTACAAGTGCCTGCACTGCCTGGACTATGATCTTTGCTCCGACTGCAAGGAAAATGGGGTCTCAAACGGGTTGCACAGTCTGGATCATCCGCTCCAGTGCCTAATGGATCGTGATGCACTTGAGCTGCACTTCGCCGGTGAGCCGATTCCGATATTGTGCGCCGACAGCTTCACGTGCCCAGTGTGCGGTGAAATGGGCTTTTCCGTAGAGGATCTGAGGACGCACTGCCAAGATAATCATCGCATGGCGCGCACAGTTTGCATTTGCCCAGTCTGCGCGGCGGTCCCATTGTCGCAACCGAGTCACATTGCTCACATTGCCAATCACTTGATGTTCTCGCCATCGCATCGCGCTACAGGGGATCCGATGATCGATATCAGCGCCACTTCCCAGGCTGAGGGCTCCAGTTTGCCCCAGAACTCTGCCGTGAGCTCTGGATCTGGCGCTCAACACACTTTTTCCAGCTCGGAAAATTCCCAGGTGCGCTTCCTTCTACCCGGAAACAGAGCTCCCTTAGCTGATTCCGACGATTTTAACATGGACAATTGGGAGGTATAA
- the CG3588 gene encoding uncharacterized protein, isoform H, giving the protein MRHAFVGLIVCWLAVCQPQAEAQFGGFGFQPQFAYQQPQFQQVYRQPQLQPQVYRQPQAYQQQPLVYYQQPQQPQQFRQRQGSVSKANTNAYERQVDFGNNLEYTQGVSNSRAVTKQNGQRVVTKSQAQTRDVDLGGLQLGNTLTRTRTNANGQVSQGIADQFRIGNVGLGASLSPQNLQNGFGLQRGADGDLRLGLGLLNLDLDRNVANSNTLSQAQVNANGKGARAGSNSNSQSNTQHFGGVTVTDTRANSNAFGKAQRGQTSATTGGFGGNAATNGQSFGGPFQRVVRQNRRPKRKAQFVPFGYPRIGFGPVLSPLERPRRQFGRPGFGGPGFGGEFGGGPGFGGPGFGGPGFGGPGFEQEFYEPERQQHKKKGNKNQAHGNANAQGGPGFNQQASSNNHASPGNTGSSSISSNLAQDGSSGQVSSANTNTHQGQTANGGYQSDQNSQSQALNFRPGEQQASSANANTQHTQQGNRDTYDSNSGSTSTNNNKFGSATNTANTNSQVVRDGNRQDATSDANSQSIFQGNNGQGDASAQTNAQTSSQQGPGGFISNSASSSATATAGNGQSANANSNANAGGGVGGAGAGANAGGFGGGADANSGANGGGGSAGANAGANGGFGGFGGFGGFGGGGGGGANANSNAFGGYDGFGFFGR; this is encoded by the exons ATGCGACACGCATTTGTTGGATTAATTGTGTGCTGGCTGGCAGTTTGTCAACCGCaag ctgagGCGCAGTTTGGCGGCTTTGGATTCCAGCCACAGTTCGCCTACCAGCAGCCGCAGTTCCAACAGGTATACCGCCAACCGCAGTTGCAACCGCAGGTGTATCGCCAACCACAGGCTTACCAACAACAACCTTTGGTTTATTACCAACAGCCCCAGCAGCCACAGCAGTTCCGCCAGCGACAGGGATCCGTTTCCAAGGCGAACACGAATGCCTACGAGCGCCAGGTGGACTTTGGCAACAACCTTGAGTACACCCAGGGTGTGTCCAATTCACGAGCGGTTACCAAACAGAATGGCCAGCGTGTGGTGACCAAGAGCCAGGCGCAGACGAGGGATGTCGATCTGGGTGGTCTGCAGTTGGGCAACACACTAACCAGGACCAGGACGAATGCCAATGGTCAGGTGTCGCAGGGCATTGCCGATCAGTTCCGCATCGGAAACGTGGGACTCGGAGCCTCGCTGTCGCCACAGAATCTTCAGAATGGCTTCGGACTGCAGCGTGGCGCCGATGGAGACCTTCGCCTGGGCTTGGGTCTGCTCAACTTGGATCTTGACCGCAATGTGGCCAATTCGAACACCCTGTCGCAGGCGCAGGTAAATGCCAACGGCAAGGGTGCCCGGGCTGGATCGAACAGCAACTCGCAGTCGAACACCCAGCACTTTGGCGGCGTCACCGTCACCGATACGCGCGCCAACTCGAATGCCTTTGGCAAGGCGCAAAGGGGACAGACCTCGGCCACCACCGGCGGCTTCGGCGGCAATGCGGCCACCAATGGCCAGAGTTTCGGTGGTCCCTTCCAGCGAGTTGTGCGCCAGAATAGGCGGCCCAAGCGAAAGGCTCAGTTCGTCCCCTTCGGGTATCCTCGAATTGGTTTCGGCCCCGTCTTGAGTCCCTTGGAAAGACCGAGGAGGCAGTTCGGCAGGCCGGGTTTCGGTGGACCAGGATTTGGAGGAG AATTCGGTGGAGGACCTGGGTTTGGAGGACCTGGCTTTGGAGGTCCTGGTTTTGGAGGACCTGGCTTCGAGCAGGAGTTCTACGAGCCCGAACGTCAGCAACACAAGAAGAAGGGTAACAAGAACCAGGCGCATGGCAATGCGAATGCCCAAGGTGGACCTGGATTCAACCAGCAGGCCTCGAGCAATAACCACGCCAGTCCCGGCAACACGGGCAGCAGTTCCATCAGCTCCAATTTGGCCCAGGACGGCAGCAGTGGCCAGGTGAGCTCGGCCAATACAAACACCCATCAGGGCCAAACGGCGAACGGTGGCTACCAGAGTGACCAGAACTCGCAGAGCCAGGCGCTCAACTTCCGGCCGGGCGAGCAGCAGGCCTCCAGCGCGAATGCGAACACTCAGCACACCCAGCAGGGCAATCGCGACACCTATGACTCGAACAGTGGATCCACCTCcacgaacaacaacaagtttGGCTCCGCGACGAACACGGCCAACACGAACTCGCAGGTGGTCAGGGATGGCAATCGCCAGGATGCGACCAGCGATGCGAACAGTCAGAGCATCTTCCAGGGCAACAATGGCCAGGGAGACGCCTCCGCTCAGACGAATGCGCAGACGAGCAGCCAGCAGGGGCCCGGAGGATTTATCAGCAACTCGGCCTCCAGCAGtgccaccgccaccgctgGGAATGGACAGTCGGCCAATGCGAATTCGAACGCGAATGCGGGCGGAGGTGTAGGTGGTGCGGGCGCAGGAGCCAATGCTGGCGGATTTGGAGGCGGTGCTGATGCCAATTCCGGTGCCAATGGCGGTGGCGGCAGTGCTGGAGCGAATGCCGGTGCCAATGGTGGCTTCGGTGGATTCGGTGGATTCGGTGGcttcggcggcggcggtggcggcggtgcCAATGCGAACAGCAATGCCTTTGGTGGCTACGATGGATTCGGATTCTTCGGACGTTAG
- the CG3588 gene encoding uncharacterized protein, isoform F produces the protein MRHAFVGLIVCWLAVCQPQAEAQFGGFGFQPQFAYQQPQFQQPQQPQQFRQRQGSVSKANTNAYERQVDFGNNLEYTQGVSNSRAVTKQNGQRVVTKSQAQTRDVDLGGLQLGNTLTRTRTNANGQVSQGIADQFRIGNVGLGASLSPQNLQNGFGLQRGADGDLRLGLGLLNLDLDRNVANSNTLSQAQVNANGKGARAGSNSNSQSNTQHFGGVTVTDTRANSNAFGKAQRGQTSATTGGFGGNAATNGQSFGGPFQRVVRQNRRPKRKAQFVPFGYPRIGFGPVLSPLERPRRQFGRPGFGGPGFGGEFGGGPGFGGPGFGGPGFGGPGFEQEFYEPERQQHKKKGNKNQAHGNANAQGGPGFNQQASSNNHASPGNTGSSSISSNLAQDGSSGQVSSANTNTHQGQTANGGYQSDQNSQSQALNFRPGEQQASSANANTQHTQQGNRDTYDSNSGSTSTNNNKFGSATNTANTNSQVVRDGNRQDATSDANSQSIFQGNNGQGDASAQTNAQTSSQQGPGGFISNSASSSATATAGNGQSANANSNANAGGGVGGAGAGANAGGFGGGADANSGANGGGGSAGANAGANGGFGGFGGFGGFGGGGGGGANANSNAFGGYDGFGFFGR, from the exons ATGCGACACGCATTTGTTGGATTAATTGTGTGCTGGCTGGCAGTTTGTCAACCGCaag ctgagGCGCAGTTTGGCGGCTTTGGATTCCAGCCACAGTTCGCCTACCAGCAGCCGCAGTTCCAACAG CCCCAGCAGCCACAGCAGTTCCGCCAGCGACAGGGATCCGTTTCCAAGGCGAACACGAATGCCTACGAGCGCCAGGTGGACTTTGGCAACAACCTTGAGTACACCCAGGGTGTGTCCAATTCACGAGCGGTTACCAAACAGAATGGCCAGCGTGTGGTGACCAAGAGCCAGGCGCAGACGAGGGATGTCGATCTGGGTGGTCTGCAGTTGGGCAACACACTAACCAGGACCAGGACGAATGCCAATGGTCAGGTGTCGCAGGGCATTGCCGATCAGTTCCGCATCGGAAACGTGGGACTCGGAGCCTCGCTGTCGCCACAGAATCTTCAGAATGGCTTCGGACTGCAGCGTGGCGCCGATGGAGACCTTCGCCTGGGCTTGGGTCTGCTCAACTTGGATCTTGACCGCAATGTGGCCAATTCGAACACCCTGTCGCAGGCGCAGGTAAATGCCAACGGCAAGGGTGCCCGGGCTGGATCGAACAGCAACTCGCAGTCGAACACCCAGCACTTTGGCGGCGTCACCGTCACCGATACGCGCGCCAACTCGAATGCCTTTGGCAAGGCGCAAAGGGGACAGACCTCGGCCACCACCGGCGGCTTCGGCGGCAATGCGGCCACCAATGGCCAGAGTTTCGGTGGTCCCTTCCAGCGAGTTGTGCGCCAGAATAGGCGGCCCAAGCGAAAGGCTCAGTTCGTCCCCTTCGGGTATCCTCGAATTGGTTTCGGCCCCGTCTTGAGTCCCTTGGAAAGACCGAGGAGGCAGTTCGGCAGGCCGGGTTTCGGTGGACCAGGATTTGGAGGAG AATTCGGTGGAGGACCTGGGTTTGGAGGACCTGGCTTTGGAGGTCCTGGTTTTGGAGGACCTGGCTTCGAGCAGGAGTTCTACGAGCCCGAACGTCAGCAACACAAGAAGAAGGGTAACAAGAACCAGGCGCATGGCAATGCGAATGCCCAAGGTGGACCTGGATTCAACCAGCAGGCCTCGAGCAATAACCACGCCAGTCCCGGCAACACGGGCAGCAGTTCCATCAGCTCCAATTTGGCCCAGGACGGCAGCAGTGGCCAGGTGAGCTCGGCCAATACAAACACCCATCAGGGCCAAACGGCGAACGGTGGCTACCAGAGTGACCAGAACTCGCAGAGCCAGGCGCTCAACTTCCGGCCGGGCGAGCAGCAGGCCTCCAGCGCGAATGCGAACACTCAGCACACCCAGCAGGGCAATCGCGACACCTATGACTCGAACAGTGGATCCACCTCcacgaacaacaacaagtttGGCTCCGCGACGAACACGGCCAACACGAACTCGCAGGTGGTCAGGGATGGCAATCGCCAGGATGCGACCAGCGATGCGAACAGTCAGAGCATCTTCCAGGGCAACAATGGCCAGGGAGACGCCTCCGCTCAGACGAATGCGCAGACGAGCAGCCAGCAGGGGCCCGGAGGATTTATCAGCAACTCGGCCTCCAGCAGtgccaccgccaccgctgGGAATGGACAGTCGGCCAATGCGAATTCGAACGCGAATGCGGGCGGAGGTGTAGGTGGTGCGGGCGCAGGAGCCAATGCTGGCGGATTTGGAGGCGGTGCTGATGCCAATTCCGGTGCCAATGGCGGTGGCGGCAGTGCTGGAGCGAATGCCGGTGCCAATGGTGGCTTCGGTGGATTCGGTGGATTCGGTGGcttcggcggcggcggtggcggcggtgcCAATGCGAACAGCAATGCCTTTGGTGGCTACGATGGATTCGGATTCTTCGGACGTTAG
- the CG3588 gene encoding uncharacterized protein, isoform I produces the protein MRHAFVGLIVCWLAVCQPQAEAQFGGFGFQPQFAYQQPQFQQVYRQPQLQPQVYRQPQAYQQQPLVYYQQPQQPQQFRQRQGSVSKANTNAYERQVDFGNNLEYTQGVSNSRAVTKQNGQRVVTKSQAQTRDVDLGGLQLGNTLTRTRTNANGQVSQGIADQFRIGNVGLGASLSPQNLQNGFGLQRGADGDLRLGLGLLNLDLDRNVANSNTLSQAQVNANGKGARAGSNSNSQSNTQHFGGVTVTDTRANSNAFGKAQRGQTSATTGGFGGNAATNGQSFGGPFQRVVRQNRRPKRKAQFVPFGYPRIGFGPVLSPLERPRRQFGRPGFGGPGFGGGEFEFGGGPGFGGPGFGGPGFGGPGFEQEFYEPERQQHKKKGNKNQAHGNANAQGGPGFNQQASSNNHASPGNTGSSSISSNLAQDGSSGQVSSANTNTHQGQTANGGYQSDQNSQSQALNFRPGEQQASSANANTQHTQQGNRDTYDSNSGSTSTNNNKFGSATNTANTNSQVVRDGNRQDATSDANSQSIFQGNNGQGDASAQTNAQTSSQQGPGGFISNSASSSATATAGNGQSANANSNANAGGGVGGAGAGANAGGFGGGADANSGANGGGGSAGANAGANGGFGGFGGFGGFGGGGGGGANANSNAFGGYDGFGFFGR, from the exons ATGCGACACGCATTTGTTGGATTAATTGTGTGCTGGCTGGCAGTTTGTCAACCGCaag ctgagGCGCAGTTTGGCGGCTTTGGATTCCAGCCACAGTTCGCCTACCAGCAGCCGCAGTTCCAACAGGTATACCGCCAACCGCAGTTGCAACCGCAGGTGTATCGCCAACCACAGGCTTACCAACAACAACCTTTGGTTTATTACCAACAGCCCCAGCAGCCACAGCAGTTCCGCCAGCGACAGGGATCCGTTTCCAAGGCGAACACGAATGCCTACGAGCGCCAGGTGGACTTTGGCAACAACCTTGAGTACACCCAGGGTGTGTCCAATTCACGAGCGGTTACCAAACAGAATGGCCAGCGTGTGGTGACCAAGAGCCAGGCGCAGACGAGGGATGTCGATCTGGGTGGTCTGCAGTTGGGCAACACACTAACCAGGACCAGGACGAATGCCAATGGTCAGGTGTCGCAGGGCATTGCCGATCAGTTCCGCATCGGAAACGTGGGACTCGGAGCCTCGCTGTCGCCACAGAATCTTCAGAATGGCTTCGGACTGCAGCGTGGCGCCGATGGAGACCTTCGCCTGGGCTTGGGTCTGCTCAACTTGGATCTTGACCGCAATGTGGCCAATTCGAACACCCTGTCGCAGGCGCAGGTAAATGCCAACGGCAAGGGTGCCCGGGCTGGATCGAACAGCAACTCGCAGTCGAACACCCAGCACTTTGGCGGCGTCACCGTCACCGATACGCGCGCCAACTCGAATGCCTTTGGCAAGGCGCAAAGGGGACAGACCTCGGCCACCACCGGCGGCTTCGGCGGCAATGCGGCCACCAATGGCCAGAGTTTCGGTGGTCCCTTCCAGCGAGTTGTGCGCCAGAATAGGCGGCCCAAGCGAAAGGCTCAGTTCGTCCCCTTCGGGTATCCTCGAATTGGTTTCGGCCCCGTCTTGAGTCCCTTGGAAAGACCGAGGAGGCAGTTCGGCAGGCCGGGTTTCGGTGGACCAGGATTTGGAGGAGGTGAGTTTG AATTCGGTGGAGGACCTGGGTTTGGAGGACCTGGCTTTGGAGGTCCTGGTTTTGGAGGACCTGGCTTCGAGCAGGAGTTCTACGAGCCCGAACGTCAGCAACACAAGAAGAAGGGTAACAAGAACCAGGCGCATGGCAATGCGAATGCCCAAGGTGGACCTGGATTCAACCAGCAGGCCTCGAGCAATAACCACGCCAGTCCCGGCAACACGGGCAGCAGTTCCATCAGCTCCAATTTGGCCCAGGACGGCAGCAGTGGCCAGGTGAGCTCGGCCAATACAAACACCCATCAGGGCCAAACGGCGAACGGTGGCTACCAGAGTGACCAGAACTCGCAGAGCCAGGCGCTCAACTTCCGGCCGGGCGAGCAGCAGGCCTCCAGCGCGAATGCGAACACTCAGCACACCCAGCAGGGCAATCGCGACACCTATGACTCGAACAGTGGATCCACCTCcacgaacaacaacaagtttGGCTCCGCGACGAACACGGCCAACACGAACTCGCAGGTGGTCAGGGATGGCAATCGCCAGGATGCGACCAGCGATGCGAACAGTCAGAGCATCTTCCAGGGCAACAATGGCCAGGGAGACGCCTCCGCTCAGACGAATGCGCAGACGAGCAGCCAGCAGGGGCCCGGAGGATTTATCAGCAACTCGGCCTCCAGCAGtgccaccgccaccgctgGGAATGGACAGTCGGCCAATGCGAATTCGAACGCGAATGCGGGCGGAGGTGTAGGTGGTGCGGGCGCAGGAGCCAATGCTGGCGGATTTGGAGGCGGTGCTGATGCCAATTCCGGTGCCAATGGCGGTGGCGGCAGTGCTGGAGCGAATGCCGGTGCCAATGGTGGCTTCGGTGGATTCGGTGGATTCGGTGGcttcggcggcggcggtggcggcggtgcCAATGCGAACAGCAATGCCTTTGGTGGCTACGATGGATTCGGATTCTTCGGACGTTAG
- the CG14424 gene encoding uncharacterized protein, which produces MAIKLVALLTIGLAIFAACEARHVSGHHRRQHFEQRALIAKPHSGPQGRVFPGAVAIKKLVLLKFKKIVPISLILLKSSNENEAELVPVYPTDQIPENVQFIPTPNGISGHKDVQAIAIPAELHDQLQINGLSNLENIEALLQSSSISAADNEGEAPVGNSIAVAQPEDVVLEQPENDEDQLLDGAAPVAAPVAVAPAALRRLSADELLRSGVRNSAQQQQTSVEEIPLLLYSANEGSSSAGNSGRRFVAAAPAQRRRQQFYN; this is translated from the exons ATGGCAATTAAGTTGGTAGCCCTTTTGACCATCGGACTGGCAATCTTTGCCGCGTGCGAAG CCCGCCATGTGAGCGGACACCATCGCAGGCAGCATTTTGAGCAGCGTGCCCTCATAGCGAAGCCCCACAGTGGTCCCCAGGGACGAGTCTTCCCCGGTGCCGTGGCCATTAAGAAGCTGGTTCTGCTTAAGTTCAAGAAGATCGTGCCCATCTCTCTGATCCTGCTGAAGTCAAGCAACGAGAACGAGGCCGAGCTGGTGCCCGTCTATCCCACCGATCAGATTCCCGAGAACGTTCAGTTCATCCCGACACCCAATGGAATTTCCGGTCACAAGGATGTCCAGGCCATCGCCATTCCTGCCGAGCTGCACGACCAGCTGCAGATCAACGGTCTGTCCAACCTGGAGAACATCGAGGCTCTGCTGCAGAGCAGCTCGATCTCGGCTGCCGACAATGAAGGCGAGGCCCCCGTGGGCAACAGCATTGCCGTAGCCCAGCCCGAGGATGTGGTACTGGAGCAGCCAGAGAACGATGAGGATCAGCTGTTAGACGGAGCCGCTCCAGTCGCCGCTCCTGTAGCCGTCGCTCCCGCCGCCCTGCGCCGCCTATCCGCCGACGAGCTGCTCCGCTCCGGCGTGCGCAACtctgcccagcagcagcagaccaGCGTGGAGGAGATACCCCTGCTTCTGTACTCCGCCAACGAgggctcctcctccgccggaAACTCGGGACGTCGCTTTGTGGCCGCCGCTCCGGCACAGCGCCGTCGCCAGCAGTTCTACAACTAG
- the CG3588 gene encoding uncharacterized protein, isoform E, protein MRHAFVGLIVCWLAVCQPQAEAQFGGFGFQPQFAYQQPQFQQVYRQPQLQPQVYRQPQAYQQQPLVYYQQPQQPQQFRQRQGSVSKANTNAYERQVDFGNNLEYTQGVSNSRAVTKQNGQRVVTKSQAQTRDVDLGGLQLGNTLTRTRTNANGQVSQGIADQFRIGNVGLGASLSPQNLQNGFGLQRGADGDLRLGLGLLNLDLDRNVANSNTLSQAQVNANGKGARAGSNSNSQSNTQHFGGVTVTDTRANSNAFGKAQRGQTSATTGGFGGNAATNGQSFGGPFQRVVRQNRRPKRKAQFVPFGYPRIGFGPVLSPLERPRRQFGRPGFGGPGFGGEFGGGPGFGGPGFGGPGFGGPGFEQEFYEPERQQHKKKGNKNQAHGNANAQGGPGFNQQASSNNHASPGNTGSSSISSNLAQDGSSGQVSSANTNTHQGQTANGGYQSDQNSQSQALNFRPGEQQASSANANTQHTQQGNRDTYDSNSGSTSTNNNKFGSATNTANTNSQVVRDGNRQDATSDANSQSIFQGNNGQGDASAQTNAQTSSQQGPGGFISNSASSSATATAGNGQSANANSNANAGGGVGGAGAGANAGGFGGGADANSGANGGGGSAGANAGANGGFGGFGGFGGFGGGGGGGANANSNAFGGYDGFGFFGLRQRAQQKIRLQRWQPRTQNGTSSRGTSTNENFEYVYFNRTSSSSRLEDLQPDNDDSSGRDLEVAGTPLNTSVDEFGPYDSTQRQGRTFSVIYDWISGFFNSCVSPCTLEAFQKQTCCETYVVDPSYPPPPPPPPPPPPPQTCCAPVRPPYAPPVRPLPPPPPPPPPVPYPYTPIYPNKKTPVVVVATPINCCTVCTFTYYGPPPCGRLYNNSSSGSDGKKVTIYVPPPYYGR, encoded by the exons ATGCGACACGCATTTGTTGGATTAATTGTGTGCTGGCTGGCAGTTTGTCAACCGCaag ctgagGCGCAGTTTGGCGGCTTTGGATTCCAGCCACAGTTCGCCTACCAGCAGCCGCAGTTCCAACAGGTATACCGCCAACCGCAGTTGCAACCGCAGGTGTATCGCCAACCACAGGCTTACCAACAACAACCTTTGGTTTATTACCAACAGCCCCAGCAGCCACAGCAGTTCCGCCAGCGACAGGGATCCGTTTCCAAGGCGAACACGAATGCCTACGAGCGCCAGGTGGACTTTGGCAACAACCTTGAGTACACCCAGGGTGTGTCCAATTCACGAGCGGTTACCAAACAGAATGGCCAGCGTGTGGTGACCAAGAGCCAGGCGCAGACGAGGGATGTCGATCTGGGTGGTCTGCAGTTGGGCAACACACTAACCAGGACCAGGACGAATGCCAATGGTCAGGTGTCGCAGGGCATTGCCGATCAGTTCCGCATCGGAAACGTGGGACTCGGAGCCTCGCTGTCGCCACAGAATCTTCAGAATGGCTTCGGACTGCAGCGTGGCGCCGATGGAGACCTTCGCCTGGGCTTGGGTCTGCTCAACTTGGATCTTGACCGCAATGTGGCCAATTCGAACACCCTGTCGCAGGCGCAGGTAAATGCCAACGGCAAGGGTGCCCGGGCTGGATCGAACAGCAACTCGCAGTCGAACACCCAGCACTTTGGCGGCGTCACCGTCACCGATACGCGCGCCAACTCGAATGCCTTTGGCAAGGCGCAAAGGGGACAGACCTCGGCCACCACCGGCGGCTTCGGCGGCAATGCGGCCACCAATGGCCAGAGTTTCGGTGGTCCCTTCCAGCGAGTTGTGCGCCAGAATAGGCGGCCCAAGCGAAAGGCTCAGTTCGTCCCCTTCGGGTATCCTCGAATTGGTTTCGGCCCCGTCTTGAGTCCCTTGGAAAGACCGAGGAGGCAGTTCGGCAGGCCGGGTTTCGGTGGACCAGGATTTGGAGGAG AATTCGGTGGAGGACCTGGGTTTGGAGGACCTGGCTTTGGAGGTCCTGGTTTTGGAGGACCTGGCTTCGAGCAGGAGTTCTACGAGCCCGAACGTCAGCAACACAAGAAGAAGGGTAACAAGAACCAGGCGCATGGCAATGCGAATGCCCAAGGTGGACCTGGATTCAACCAGCAGGCCTCGAGCAATAACCACGCCAGTCCCGGCAACACGGGCAGCAGTTCCATCAGCTCCAATTTGGCCCAGGACGGCAGCAGTGGCCAGGTGAGCTCGGCCAATACAAACACCCATCAGGGCCAAACGGCGAACGGTGGCTACCAGAGTGACCAGAACTCGCAGAGCCAGGCGCTCAACTTCCGGCCGGGCGAGCAGCAGGCCTCCAGCGCGAATGCGAACACTCAGCACACCCAGCAGGGCAATCGCGACACCTATGACTCGAACAGTGGATCCACCTCcacgaacaacaacaagtttGGCTCCGCGACGAACACGGCCAACACGAACTCGCAGGTGGTCAGGGATGGCAATCGCCAGGATGCGACCAGCGATGCGAACAGTCAGAGCATCTTCCAGGGCAACAATGGCCAGGGAGACGCCTCCGCTCAGACGAATGCGCAGACGAGCAGCCAGCAGGGGCCCGGAGGATTTATCAGCAACTCGGCCTCCAGCAGtgccaccgccaccgctgGGAATGGACAGTCGGCCAATGCGAATTCGAACGCGAATGCGGGCGGAGGTGTAGGTGGTGCGGGCGCAGGAGCCAATGCTGGCGGATTTGGAGGCGGTGCTGATGCCAATTCCGGTGCCAATGGCGGTGGCGGCAGTGCTGGAGCGAATGCCGGTGCCAATGGTGGCTTCGGTGGATTCGGTGGATTCGGTGGcttcggcggcggcggtggcggcggtgcCAATGCGAACAGCAATGCCTTTGGTGGCTACGATGGATTCGGATTCTTCGGAC TTCGCCAACGTGCCCAGCAAAAGATTCGCTTGCAGCGCTGGCAGCCACGCACCCAGAACGGAACATCATCCAGGGGCACCTCGACTAACGAAAACTTTGAGTATGTGTACTTCAATCGCACATCGTCGTCGTCCCGCCTCGAAGATCTGCAGCCTGACAATGACGATAGCTCTGGCCGGGATTTGGAAGTGGCTGGGACACCGCTGAATACTTCGGTGGATGAGTTCGGACCGTACGATAGTACGCAGCGTCAGGGACGCACCTTCAGCGTGATCTATGACTGGATCAGCGGATTTTTCAACTCCTGCGTCTCACCCTGCACCTTGGAGGCCTTCCAGAAGCAGACCTGCTGTGAAACCTACGTGGTTGATCCCTCGtatccaccaccaccgccaccgcctccgccaccaccacctccacaGACTTGCTGTGCACCGGTGAGACCACCCTACGCCCCACCAGTTAGAccactgccaccaccaccaccgccgccgccacccgTGCCCTACCCCTATACACCGATCTATCCCAATAAGAAGACGcccgtggtggtggtggccacGCCCATCAACTGCTGCACAGTCTGCACCTTCACGTACTACGGACCACCGCCCTGTGGGCGGCtctacaacaacagcagcagcggaagCGATGGCAAGAAGGTCACCATCTATGTGCCACCACCCTATTATGGGCGGTAA